In a single window of the Prochlorococcus marinus str. AS9601 genome:
- the psbF gene encoding cytochrome b559 subunit beta produces the protein MTNSQAPMQAAEVRVYPIFTVRWLAVHALAIPSVFFLGSIAAMQFVAR, from the coding sequence ATGACTAATTCTCAAGCTCCAATGCAGGCTGCTGAAGTCCGCGTTTATCCTATATTTACTGTCCGTTGGCTAGCAGTTCACGCTCTAGCTATTCCATCAGTATTCTTTTTAGGTTCTATTGCTGCTATGCAATTCGTAGCCCGATAA
- a CDS encoding photosynthesis system II assembly factor Ycf48 yields MKKIITSIPNLLLSVLLCFVLSSCSSTGVKMSDSSPWKTIQFEDQANALDVDFIDNKNGFLVGSNRLIMESNDGGETWEKRNLDLPSEENFRLLDIDFKGEEGWLIGQPSLVMHTLDAGKNWTRLSLGNKLPGQPFLITTVDAGVAELATTAGAIYETSDSGESWNAKVVDASGSGGVRDLRRTNKGDYVSVSSLGNFFSTLEKDSDAWIAHQRASSKRVQSIGFNPEGSLWMLSRGAEIRFNEDTNDLENWSKPIIPILNGYNYLDMGWDPNGDIWAGGGNGTLIVSKDQGKTWNKDPIASELPTNYIKIVFLDKEALDNQKGFVLGERGYILKWNS; encoded by the coding sequence ATGAAAAAAATTATTACTAGTATTCCCAATCTTCTTTTATCAGTTCTCCTTTGTTTTGTATTGAGCAGTTGTTCATCTACAGGAGTAAAGATGAGTGATAGCAGCCCTTGGAAAACAATTCAGTTTGAGGACCAGGCTAATGCTTTAGATGTTGATTTTATAGATAATAAAAATGGATTTTTAGTAGGTTCTAATAGACTTATTATGGAATCTAATGATGGAGGGGAAACTTGGGAAAAAAGAAATTTAGATTTACCAAGTGAAGAGAACTTTCGTCTTCTAGATATAGATTTTAAAGGGGAAGAGGGATGGTTAATAGGTCAGCCTTCATTAGTTATGCATACACTTGATGCAGGAAAGAATTGGACACGTTTATCTCTAGGTAACAAATTACCAGGCCAACCATTTCTAATAACAACAGTTGATGCAGGTGTTGCAGAATTGGCTACCACTGCAGGTGCTATATATGAAACATCAGATAGTGGTGAATCATGGAATGCAAAAGTTGTTGATGCATCTGGTTCTGGAGGTGTAAGAGATTTAAGAAGGACTAATAAGGGAGATTATGTCAGTGTAAGTAGTCTAGGCAATTTCTTTTCTACTTTGGAAAAGGATAGTGACGCATGGATAGCTCATCAAAGAGCAAGTAGCAAAAGAGTTCAAAGTATTGGTTTTAATCCAGAAGGAAGTTTATGGATGCTTTCTAGAGGAGCAGAAATTAGATTTAATGAAGATACTAATGACTTAGAAAATTGGTCAAAGCCTATTATCCCAATTCTGAATGGATACAATTATCTAGACATGGGATGGGATCCAAATGGTGATATATGGGCTGGCGGGGGTAATGGAACTTTAATAGTAAGTAAAGATCAAGGTAAAACTTGGAATAAAGATCCTATTGCTTCTGAATTGCCAACAAACTACATTAAAATAGTTTTTCTTGATAAGGAGGCTTTAGACAATCAAAAAGGATTTGTACTTGGTGAGCGTGGTTATATCCTTAAATGGAATAGCTAA
- the psbE gene encoding cytochrome b559 subunit alpha: MAAGSTGERPFFEIITSIRYWIIHAVTLPAIFIAGFLFVYTGLAYDAFGTPRPDSYFQSSESKAPVVTQRYEAKSQLDLRTK; this comes from the coding sequence ATGGCCGCAGGTTCAACGGGTGAACGCCCATTTTTTGAAATAATCACCAGTATTAGATACTGGATTATTCATGCAGTAACATTACCAGCTATCTTTATAGCAGGCTTCTTATTTGTATATACAGGCTTAGCTTACGATGCTTTCGGAACTCCTCGTCCAGACAGTTATTTCCAATCATCTGAATCTAAAGCACCTGTCGTAACACAAAGATATGAAGCTAAATCTCAACTAGATTTAAGAACAAAATAA
- a CDS encoding photosystem II reaction center protein L — translation MQVNENPNKVPVELNRTSLYLGLLSVFVLGILFSSYFFN, via the coding sequence ATGCAAGTAAACGAAAATCCTAACAAAGTTCCAGTTGAACTTAATCGTACAAGCCTTTATTTAGGCTTATTATCAGTCTTTGTATTGGGAATTTTATTTTCCAGTTACTTTTTCAATTAA